In the Desulfitobacterium hafniense DCB-2 genome, TAGGACGATGAGCAGCATAATTCCGGTAATATAACTCAATTTTTCCTTCTTAAAAAACCACATTAAATCTATAAATAAACGCATAGGCCACCCCATTCGAAAAAAAATCAACGCTTTTGCCCTTTAGAGAACATACGAAAACATAATAGCATAGTTTGGAAATAAGTCCTACAGATTAATGCATATAAAAACACCTGCCGTCCATAAGCAGGTGTTTTTCCATTGTTCGCGTGCACTTAAAAAAGTGCGTCTCAATGTCAGCTCGTGTCTCAGTTTACTCTCCGGGGAGAATTTTGTCAAGAATATAATTCTCAGCAACCTTTAAGTCCGCTCTTTGGAATGGCCTTGACCGATCTTGTCATTGTCGTGAGCAGCAAAGGGAGGAATTTTATCTCCCGGGTTCAGATCCTTCTTGCGTATAACCTCGACGGCATTTTTCTTTTCTTTGGGCTTGGACATACAACTCCTCCTTTTCCGCTTTTAGTTTTACTATCCTCTATAGAATACCCTGAGAAGAAAAAAATAATATCCGGACAATTTCTTTTGCTTTCTTCCCCGTTTAGTTATAAAGTAGTGGTAAATAAAGTGAATTGGAGGTTTTTTTTATGGCATTGCCCCCTTTCTTAAAACCCCTGGCAGGATATGATCCCACCTTCGCCCAAGAAATCGGCAACATAGCTGCTCTCGCTTTTCAGGAGAACAGCCTTGATGAGAAGACCAGGACTTTAATCGCTCTGGCCCTTGATACCGTCTTAGGAGCCTCGGCAGGAGTGGCCAGCCTGGCCAATCAAGCCCGCCAGTTAGGAATCTCGGAGCAGGAAATCGCCGACACATTGCGCCTGGCCTACTTTACTGCCGGTTGTTCCGTCTTAACAACATCTTTCGCTGCCTTCGAGAAAAAGGAGTAGCTTCTTGACTGATTTGCTTAATCTTTGGCCATTGGGGATGGCTTATCTGATCATCAACGCCATTGGCTTTTTGCTGATGGGATGGGATAAAAACCAGGCCCGCAACAGGGGCCGGCGCATTCCGGAAAAGTGGTTCTTTATCCTGGCTTTTCT is a window encoding:
- a CDS encoding carboxymuconolactone decarboxylase family protein; translation: MALPPFLKPLAGYDPTFAQEIGNIAALAFQENSLDEKTRTLIALALDTVLGASAGVASLANQARQLGISEQEIADTLRLAYFTAGCSVLTTSFAAFEKKE
- a CDS encoding DUF1294 domain-containing protein; the protein is MTDLLNLWPLGMAYLIINAIGFLLMGWDKNQARNRGRRIPEKWFFILAFLGGALGAWLGMQIFRHKTRHTTFVLGIPLLLVWNVLVMYVLGQHLSL